The following are from one region of the Candidatus Methylomirabilota bacterium genome:
- a CDS encoding PQQ-dependent sugar dehydrogenase, with protein sequence MGVARSTGIIVVVLIALGAWLLSPEPALGQAWKQGQPPELANSPLAPVPSPPTPTPAAKIPVNKIKLPPGFSISVWADGLANARQMAWGSKGTLFVGTRVAGNVYAVVDRGGKREVKTIAKGLTQPSGLAFKDGALYVATIPNIIKYENIEANLDSPPAPKTIYVFPPDAHHNWRFLTWGPDGKLYFNMGAPCNICMPPDTHANVSRVNPDGTGFEYVAFGVRNSTGADFHPVTKELYFVSHGRDWGGDDFPNDTLHHAPKKGLHFGYPYCHQGDTPDPDFGKGRSCSEFAPPLLKLGAHVAPIGTRFYTGSQFPPEYRNRLFIAQKGSWNRTVKQGYRVMTVELKPGQPPKYDAFLSGCHEGNTVLCRPTHIEWMPDSSMLLSDDYHGAIYHISYKR encoded by the coding sequence ATGGGGGTCGCACGAAGCACGGGCATCATCGTGGTCGTCCTGATCGCGCTCGGCGCCTGGCTCCTCTCGCCGGAGCCCGCTCTGGGGCAAGCATGGAAGCAGGGGCAGCCGCCGGAGCTGGCCAACTCGCCGCTGGCGCCGGTCCCGTCACCGCCGACGCCGACGCCGGCCGCCAAGATTCCCGTCAACAAGATCAAGTTGCCACCCGGCTTCAGCATCAGCGTCTGGGCCGACGGGCTGGCCAATGCCCGGCAGATGGCCTGGGGATCGAAGGGCACGCTCTTCGTGGGCACGCGCGTGGCCGGCAACGTCTACGCGGTCGTGGATCGCGGCGGCAAGCGCGAGGTCAAGACCATCGCCAAGGGTCTCACCCAGCCCAGCGGCCTGGCCTTCAAGGACGGCGCGCTGTACGTCGCAACGATTCCTAACATCATCAAGTACGAGAACATCGAGGCCAACCTCGACAGCCCGCCGGCCCCGAAGACCATCTACGTGTTTCCGCCGGACGCGCATCACAACTGGCGGTTCCTGACCTGGGGACCGGACGGCAAGCTCTACTTCAACATGGGCGCCCCCTGCAACATCTGCATGCCGCCCGACACGCATGCCAACGTCTCGCGCGTCAACCCCGACGGGACGGGCTTCGAGTACGTGGCCTTCGGCGTGCGCAACAGCACCGGCGCCGACTTCCATCCGGTGACCAAGGAGCTCTATTTCGTCAGCCACGGTCGCGACTGGGGAGGCGACGACTTCCCCAACGACACGCTCCACCACGCTCCCAAGAAGGGACTCCACTTCGGTTACCCGTACTGCCATCAGGGCGACACTCCTGATCCCGACTTCGGCAAGGGTCGCTCCTGCAGCGAGTTCGCGCCGCCCCTGCTGAAGCTCGGCGCCCACGTCGCGCCCATCGGCACCCGGTTCTACACGGGAAGCCAGTTCCCACCCGAGTATCGGAACCGGCTCTTCATCGCCCAGAAGGGCTCCTGGAACCGCACGGTGAAGCAGGGCTACCGGGTGATGACGGTCGAGCTCAAGCCGGGCCAGCCGCCGAAGTACGATGCGTTTCTCAGCGGCTGCCACGAAGGCAACACCGTCCTGTGCCGGCCCACGCACATCGAGTGGATGCCCGACAGCTCGATGCTGCTGTCCGACGACTACCACGGAGCGATCTACCACATCAGCTACAAGCGTTAG
- a CDS encoding c-type cytochrome — protein sequence MNLPARLPRIMNVASFGAGVLMGAVLVSLAPVRVAGGGDVDPGRKKAEVCVPCHGPEGNAVTPGVPSLAGMPAFYTHWQLIMYRDGRRRDAQMSPFAANLTDTDMADLAAYYAARRPRARPVEVDAARAAAGRPLAQRLHCGSCHGPQLMGQNQVARLAGQDFDYLLKRLRGYKAKTTSDLDGMMTMVAQSLSEEDIQNLVHFMAGAAPTTAPEPKGSER from the coding sequence GTGAATCTCCCGGCTCGCCTGCCTCGCATCATGAACGTCGCTTCGTTCGGTGCCGGAGTCCTCATGGGAGCTGTCCTCGTTAGCCTTGCACCCGTGCGCGTTGCCGGCGGGGGTGATGTCGACCCGGGACGGAAAAAGGCCGAGGTCTGTGTGCCCTGCCACGGTCCGGAAGGCAACGCGGTCACGCCGGGCGTGCCGTCGCTGGCCGGCATGCCCGCTTTCTACACGCACTGGCAGCTCATCATGTACCGCGACGGGCGCCGCCGGGACGCCCAGATGTCGCCGTTCGCCGCCAACCTCACCGACACGGACATGGCGGACCTGGCCGCCTACTACGCCGCCCGGCGCCCGCGCGCGCGTCCGGTCGAGGTCGACGCGGCCCGGGCCGCCGCAGGCCGGCCGCTGGCCCAGCGCCTTCACTGCGGGTCGTGTCACGGCCCGCAGTTGATGGGGCAGAACCAGGTGGCACGCCTGGCCGGGCAGGACTTCGATTACCTCCTCAAGCGGCTGCGCGGCTACAAGGCCAAGACGACGAGCGATCTCGACGGCATGATGACGATGGTGGCGCAGTCCTTGAGCGAGGAGGACATCCAGAATCTGGTGCACTTCATGGCCGGGGCCGCGCCGACGACGGCCCCCGAGCCGAAAGGATCAGAGCGATGA
- a CDS encoding histidine phosphatase family protein, with product MIRAAAVAAALVVAGPGRVAAGDALWDVLKAGGQVVLLRHATTTPGAGDPPGFRVEDCGSQRNLSEEGRAEARRLGAAFRARDIPVGQVLSSRFCRCLETARLAFGRAELHPPLDNLIHDRRREPERAAAIRALAGEPPPAGNLVIVTHGVNIAAAIGLHPAQGEMIVITPRGNGAFQVRGRIPPP from the coding sequence GTGATCCGCGCCGCCGCGGTCGCCGCGGCGCTGGTCGTGGCCGGGCCCGGCCGCGTCGCCGCCGGCGACGCGCTGTGGGACGTGTTGAAGGCGGGTGGCCAGGTCGTGCTGCTTCGCCACGCGACCACCACGCCCGGTGCCGGCGACCCTCCCGGCTTTCGCGTCGAGGACTGCGGGAGCCAGCGCAACCTCAGCGAGGAAGGGCGGGCGGAGGCCCGCCGGCTCGGCGCCGCCTTTCGGGCCCGCGACATTCCCGTCGGGCAGGTGCTCTCCAGCCGCTTCTGCCGGTGCCTGGAGACGGCGCGGCTAGCCTTCGGGCGGGCCGAGCTCCACCCTCCGCTGGACAACCTGATTCACGATCGCCGCCGTGAGCCCGAGCGCGCGGCCGCCATCCGCGCCCTGGCCGGTGAGCCTCCGCCCGCCGGCAACCTCGTCATCGTCACCCACGGTGTCAACATCGCCGCCGCCATCGGCCTGCATCCGGCGCAGGGAGAGATGATCGTCATCACTCCCCGCGGCAATGGAGCCTTCCAGGTCCGCGGCCGGATTCCGCCGCCCTAA
- a CDS encoding OsmC family protein: protein MTGTLAGALAARKIPTQPDRLQADAEGFIENVDGRPLITRIKVHYKVRVPPGKADDARRAIEVHEKGCPASQSVQRGIAIEWDGEVEEET from the coding sequence ATGACGGGCACGCTAGCGGGTGCGCTGGCGGCCCGGAAGATCCCCACCCAGCCCGATCGGCTGCAGGCCGACGCCGAGGGGTTCATCGAGAACGTGGACGGCCGTCCCCTGATCACGCGCATCAAAGTCCATTACAAGGTCCGCGTGCCCCCGGGCAAGGCTGATGACGCCCGCCGGGCCATCGAGGTGCACGAGAAGGGCTGTCCCGCCTCGCAGTCGGTCCAGCGCGGGATCGCCATCGAATGGGACGGCGAGGTGGAGGAGGAGACTTAG
- a CDS encoding patatin-like phospholipase family protein, protein MTVIERALAFYKRRQPQPTSPPRLALALGGGGVMGGMYEVGALAALEERLTGTGQLFHVYVGCSAGSVVASLLANGIRASDIYRILDQDLPDPLNFRRGAVFSPDSFRRAAGRFGRMMWAFSKNAMTGLRGSIPDMLARAERDLPPGFFSLTALERFIAEAIAARGLSNSFTELPRTLLIPAVDLDRAERVIFGQGDLQDVPISHAVAASSAIPGFFEPYMIGGRDYVDGGVGFSGHADLAAEAGADVVLLVHPLVPTFPPEDSGLTMRARGLYSIMEQTSRIYGQNLLQLGLATLSVRFPRTTFFLLEPPRTNSPLSGLCMGFEGARAALRFGYTSTRDWLDTQGEPLLKRLLPEPAPVTL, encoded by the coding sequence ATGACCGTGATCGAGCGGGCCCTGGCGTTTTACAAGCGGCGGCAGCCCCAGCCGACCTCACCTCCCCGCTTGGCTCTGGCCCTCGGTGGCGGGGGCGTCATGGGCGGGATGTACGAGGTCGGGGCTCTGGCCGCGCTGGAAGAGCGGCTCACCGGTACGGGGCAACTGTTCCACGTCTACGTCGGCTGCAGCGCCGGCTCCGTGGTCGCCTCGCTTCTGGCCAACGGCATTCGCGCGTCGGACATCTATCGCATCCTGGACCAGGACTTGCCCGATCCTCTGAACTTCCGCCGCGGGGCCGTGTTCTCCCCGGACTCGTTCCGCCGGGCCGCTGGACGGTTCGGTCGCATGATGTGGGCGTTCAGCAAGAACGCCATGACCGGCCTGCGGGGATCGATCCCCGACATGCTGGCCAGGGCCGAACGCGACCTCCCCCCCGGGTTCTTTTCGCTCACCGCGCTCGAGCGCTTCATCGCGGAGGCGATCGCCGCGCGCGGGCTGTCCAATTCCTTTACGGAGCTGCCCCGGACCTTGCTGATCCCGGCGGTCGACCTGGACCGCGCGGAGCGGGTGATTTTTGGCCAGGGCGATCTGCAGGACGTGCCGATCAGCCATGCCGTGGCCGCGTCGTCGGCGATCCCGGGGTTCTTCGAGCCGTACATGATCGGCGGGCGCGATTACGTCGACGGCGGCGTGGGCTTCAGCGGGCACGCCGATCTGGCCGCCGAGGCGGGCGCCGACGTGGTGTTGCTCGTCCACCCGCTGGTTCCGACGTTCCCGCCGGAGGACTCTGGCCTGACGATGCGGGCGAGGGGCCTGTACAGCATCATGGAGCAGACCAGCCGGATCTACGGACAGAACCTGCTCCAGCTGGGCCTGGCCACCCTCAGTGTGCGCTTCCCGCGCACGACGTTCTTCCTGCTCGAGCCGCCCCGGACGAACTCGCCGCTGTCCGGGCTCTGCATGGGCTTCGAGGGGGCGCGCGCGGCGCTGCGCTTCGGTTACACGTCGACGCGCGACTGGCTGGACACGCAGGGCGAGCCGCTCCTCAAGCGGCTGCTTCCCGAACCGGCCCCGGTCACGCTCTAG